In the Lepisosteus oculatus isolate fLepOcu1 chromosome 6, fLepOcu1.hap2, whole genome shotgun sequence genome, one interval contains:
- the LOC138239462 gene encoding hepatic and glial cell adhesion molecule-like: MICLVLSFLVLLGTQLSPTLQREVKGIVGESVTFPSVQVSQFIDLIQGDSATIRTVAEVINGTITNTQPDFKDRVTWDNQSGFFKIWDLRTNDSGVYTVQSLGTQKNSTFNLTVFNRVSRPQVSRVSQVSDRCSLLCSVSNGREVTLSWQREGETLTNTSNPDLNTPLTLPLETEGLSHSYSCVASNPVSTETLTVRPEVHGFERVSKPHIFQEIGGIKSCSLLCSVRNGREVTLSWQREGETLNHTSNPDLNTPLTLPLETEGLSHSYSCVASNPVLGAVGV, encoded by the exons ATGATCTGTCTGGTTTTGTCCTTTCTGGTCCTGCTGG GGACACAACTGTCTCCCACTCTGCAGCGGGAAGTGAAAGGCATTGTGGGAGAGTCTGTCACGTTTCCAAGTGTCCAAGTGTCACAGTTCATAGATCTAATACAAGGAGATAGTGCTACTATCCGCACGGTTGCAGAAGTAATTAATGGGACGATAACTAACACTCAACCAGACTTCAAAGACAGAGTGACCTGGGACAATCAATCTGGATTCTTCAAAATCTGGGATCTGAGAACAAATGACAGTGGGGTTTATACAGTGCAGAGCCTGGGTACCCAGAAGAATTCCACCTTTAACCTGACAGTGTTCA ATAGAGTGTCCAGACCTCAGGTGTCCAGAGTGTCTCAGGTCAGTGACAGGTGCTCTCTTCTGTGCTCTGTGAGTAACGGGAGAGAGGTGACCCTGTCctggcagagagagggagagacactgACAAACACCAGCAACCCTGATCTCAACACCCCCCTGACTCTCCCTCTGGAGACAGAAGGACTCTCTCACTCCTACAGCTGTGTGGCCTCTAACCCAGTCAGCACTGAGACTCTCACAGTCAGACCTGAGGTTCACGGCTTTG AAAGAGTGTCCAAACCTCACATATTCCAAGAAATCGGGGGCATCAAGAGCTGCTctctgctgtgctctgtgagGAACGGGAGAGAGGTGACCCTGTCctggcagagagagggagagacactcAACCACACCAGCAACCCTGATCTCAACACCCCCCTGACTCTCCCTCTGGAGACAGAAGGACTCTCTCACTCCTACAGCTGTGTGGCCTCTAACCCA GTACTGGGAGCAGTGGGAGTGTGA